One genomic region from Campylobacter concisus encodes:
- the rpmC gene encoding 50S ribosomal protein L29 produces the protein MKYTELKDKSVAELNALLKEKKVLLFTLKQKLKTMQLSNPNEISAVRKEIAQINTAISATRQGA, from the coding sequence ATGAAATATACTGAGTTAAAAGATAAAAGCGTTGCAGAATTAAACGCGTTGCTAAAAGAGAAAAAGGTGCTTTTATTTACACTTAAACAAAAGCTAAAAACTATGCAGTTAAGCAACCCTAATGAGATTAGTGCTGTTCGCAAAGAGATAGCTCAGATCAACACTGCAATTAGTGCAACAAGACAAGGGGCGTAA
- the rpsM gene encoding 30S ribosomal protein S13, whose protein sequence is MARIAGVDLPNKKRIEYGLTYIYGIGLYKSRQILDAAGISYDKRVYELSEDEAAAIRKEIQEHHVVEGDLRKQVAMDIKALMDLGSYRGLRHRKGLPVRGQKTKTNARTRKGRRKTVGAATK, encoded by the coding sequence ATGGCACGTATTGCAGGTGTAGATTTACCAAACAAAAAGAGAATCGAGTATGGTTTGACTTATATTTATGGTATAGGTCTTTATAAATCTCGTCAAATTCTTGACGCAGCTGGAATTTCTTACGACAAGAGAGTTTATGAGCTTAGCGAAGATGAAGCAGCAGCTATCCGTAAAGAAATTCAAGAGCACCACGTTGTTGAGGGTGATTTGAGAAAACAAGTTGCTATGGATATCAAAGCTCTTATGGATCTTGGAAGTTATAGAGGTCTTCGCCACAGAAAAGGTCTTCCTGTTCGTGGCCAAAAGACTAAAACTAATGCTAGAACCAGAAAAGGCAGACGTAAAACTGTCGGTGCGGCTACTAAGTAA
- the rpsD gene encoding 30S ribosomal protein S4 yields the protein MARYTGPVEKLERRLGVSLALKGERRLAGKSAFEKRPYAPGQHGQRRAKISEYGLQLREKQKAKFMYGVSEKQFRRLFQEAARREGNTGALLVQLLEQRLDNVVYRMGFATTRRFARQLVTHGHILVNGKRVDIPSYRVEPGAKVEIVEKSKNNPQIVRAIDLTAQTGIVAWVDVEKEKKFGIFTRNPEREEVIIPVEERFIVELYSK from the coding sequence ATGGCTAGATATACAGGACCTGTTGAAAAATTAGAAAGACGTCTTGGTGTGTCTCTTGCGTTAAAAGGCGAAAGAAGACTTGCTGGTAAAAGTGCTTTTGAAAAAAGACCTTATGCGCCAGGACAACATGGACAAAGAAGAGCAAAAATAAGCGAATATGGCTTACAACTTCGCGAGAAGCAAAAAGCTAAATTTATGTATGGTGTTTCTGAGAAACAATTTAGAAGATTATTTCAAGAAGCAGCACGCCGCGAAGGTAATACTGGTGCCCTTTTGGTTCAACTACTAGAGCAAAGATTAGATAATGTTGTTTATAGAATGGGCTTTGCAACAACTCGTCGTTTTGCTCGTCAGCTAGTAACCCATGGACATATTTTAGTAAATGGCAAAAGAGTAGATATACCATCTTACAGAGTTGAGCCAGGTGCAAAAGTAGAGATTGTTGAAAAATCTAAGAACAATCCACAAATTGTTCGTGCAATAGATCTTACAGCACAAACCGGTATTGTTGCTTGGGTAGATGTTGAAAAAGAGAAAAAATTTGGAATTTTCACTAGAAATCCAGAAAGAGAAGAGGTTATCATTCCTGTTGAGGAAAGATTTATAGTAGAGCTTTATTCAAAATAA
- the rpsH gene encoding 30S ribosomal protein S8: MLNDLISDGLTRIRNASMRKLETAKLLHSKVVEATLSILAAKGYVESYNVIEEGNKKFINVVLKYDEYGRSVINELKRVSKPGRRVYQGKDDIKRFKNGYGTVIVSTSKGVMSGIEASKAGVGGEVLCTVW, translated from the coding sequence ATGTTAAACGATTTAATATCAGATGGATTAACACGCATTAGAAATGCAAGTATGAGAAAGCTTGAAACTGCGAAATTGCTTCATTCTAAGGTTGTTGAGGCTACTCTTTCTATCCTTGCAGCAAAAGGCTATGTAGAGAGCTACAACGTTATCGAAGAAGGTAACAAGAAATTTATAAACGTAGTTTTAAAGTATGATGAGTACGGCAGAAGCGTTATAAACGAGCTTAAAAGGGTTTCAAAACCTGGTCGCCGTGTTTATCAAGGCAAAGACGACATTAAGCGTTTTAAAAATGGTTACGGAACAGTTATCGTTAGCACAAGCAAAGGCGTTATGAGCGGTATTGAAGCAAGTAAAGCTGGCGTTGGCGGCGAAGTTCTTTGTACGGTTTGGTAA
- the rplX gene encoding 50S ribosomal protein L24, which translates to MANVKFKVKKGDTVKIIAGDDKGKTGKILAVLAKKGQVIVEGCKIAKKAIKPSEKTPNGGHVNKEMPIDISNVAKVEG; encoded by the coding sequence ATGGCTAATGTAAAATTTAAAGTCAAAAAAGGCGATACCGTTAAGATCATCGCTGGTGACGATAAAGGCAAAACTGGTAAGATTTTAGCAGTTCTTGCAAAAAAAGGTCAGGTTATAGTTGAGGGATGCAAAATAGCTAAAAAAGCTATCAAACCAAGCGAAAAAACTCCAAATGGTGGTCACGTAAATAAAGAGATGCCAATTGACATATCAAATGTCGCGAAAGTTGAAGGATAA
- a CDS encoding ABC transporter permease gives MIEIFKKSVLILAIFALWQVVCELKIFTPYILPSPITTLKTMLDMSLSGELIMHVIISFKRIFIGYILAFVLAFAFGGVAALFPKASIYYEWILEFFRNVPPLSLIAILVLWFGINETPKIIIIILASFFPMFLSISKGLTSCDVKLIEVGKTFCFSKFEIFYKIILKNAIKDIFVGMRIGFGYAMRAIVGAEMIAASSGLGYLILDAEELSRADRIFVGIFTIGICGVLIDRIFLFLISKFSLLRGEK, from the coding sequence GTGATAGAAATTTTTAAAAAGAGCGTTTTGATCCTAGCGATCTTTGCCCTCTGGCAGGTTGTTTGCGAGCTTAAAATTTTCACACCTTATATATTGCCAAGTCCTATTACGACACTTAAAACGATGCTTGATATGAGCTTAAGCGGCGAGCTAATAATGCATGTGATAATTAGCTTTAAGCGTATATTTATTGGTTATATTTTGGCTTTTGTTTTGGCATTTGCTTTTGGCGGAGTGGCGGCGCTATTTCCAAAAGCTAGTATTTATTACGAGTGGATACTAGAGTTTTTTAGAAATGTTCCGCCGCTTAGCCTTATTGCTATTTTGGTACTTTGGTTTGGTATAAACGAAACACCAAAAATTATTATTATCATCCTAGCATCGTTTTTCCCAATGTTTTTAAGCATTTCAAAAGGGCTAACTAGCTGCGATGTGAAGCTTATTGAAGTTGGTAAAACTTTTTGTTTTAGTAAATTTGAAATTTTTTACAAAATCATCCTAAAAAATGCCATAAAAGATATTTTTGTAGGTATGCGCATAGGTTTTGGCTACGCGATGCGAGCGATTGTGGGAGCGGAGATGATCGCAGCTTCTAGCGGGCTAGGCTATCTCATACTTGACGCTGAGGAGCTTTCACGCGCAGATAGGATATTTGTGGGCATTTTTACGATCGGCATTTGCGGCGTGCTCATAGATAGGATATTTTTGTTTTTGATATCTAAATTTAGCCTTTTACGAGGCGAAAAATGA
- the rplQ gene encoding 50S ribosomal protein L17: MRHKHGYRKLGRTSSHRSALLKNLAIAIIKSEKIETTLPKAKELRSYVEKLITRARKGDSNAHRAIFASLQDKETTNKLVTEVAPKFKERNGGYTRIIKTRVRRGDAAEMAYIELVAE, encoded by the coding sequence ATGAGACATAAACACGGATATCGCAAACTTGGCAGAACGTCATCTCATAGATCTGCATTGCTTAAAAATTTGGCGATAGCTATCATCAAAAGCGAAAAGATAGAGACGACTTTACCAAAAGCAAAAGAGCTTAGAAGCTATGTTGAAAAGCTAATCACAAGAGCTAGAAAAGGTGACTCTAATGCTCATAGAGCAATATTTGCTTCTTTGCAAGACAAAGAGACTACAAATAAACTAGTTACTGAAGTAGCTCCAAAATTTAAAGAGCGCAATGGTGGCTATACAAGAATCATCAAGACTCGTGTTCGCAGAGGCGACGCAGCAGAGATGGCTTATATAGAGCTAGTAGCTGAATAA
- the rpsQ gene encoding 30S ribosomal protein S17, with product MALKREIQGVVLQKAGDKTATILVERRVMHPRYHKFVKRFKKYLVHDEKNETRAGDTVVAVECRPLSARKSFRLKAVLAKGVE from the coding sequence ATGGCATTAAAAAGAGAAATTCAAGGTGTTGTTTTACAAAAAGCTGGAGATAAGACGGCTACTATTTTGGTAGAAAGACGCGTTATGCACCCAAGATACCATAAATTTGTAAAACGCTTTAAAAAATATTTAGTTCATGATGAGAAAAATGAGACAAGAGCAGGCGATACAGTTGTTGCGGTTGAGTGCAGACCACTTTCAGCTCGCAAGAGTTTTCGCTTAAAAGCCGTATTAGCAAAGGGAGTTGAGTAA
- the rplO gene encoding 50S ribosomal protein L15 has protein sequence MALEKLTPAAGSTHATKRIGRGQGSGNGKTAGKGNKGQRARKGYNEKRGFEGGQQPLQRRLPKVGFASKFEKPYVINVEKIAAIKELAEISIATIASVHKISKSVTKIKLIGASAKALASKVKDENVSVSGTK, from the coding sequence ATGGCATTAGAAAAATTAACACCTGCTGCAGGTTCAACTCATGCAACTAAAAGAATAGGTCGTGGTCAAGGCAGTGGCAATGGCAAAACTGCTGGCAAAGGCAACAAAGGTCAAAGAGCAAGAAAAGGCTACAATGAAAAAAGAGGTTTTGAGGGCGGACAACAACCACTTCAAAGACGTCTTCCAAAAGTAGGCTTTGCTTCTAAATTTGAAAAACCTTATGTTATCAATGTTGAAAAGATCGCAGCTATAAAAGAGCTTGCTGAAATTTCAATAGCAACAATAGCTAGCGTTCATAAAATTTCAAAGAGCGTTACTAAGATAAAACTAATCGGTGCAAGCGCAAAAGCTCTTGCTTCTAAGGTCAAAGACGAGAACGTTAGCGTTAGCGGAACAAAATAA
- a CDS encoding DNA-directed RNA polymerase subunit alpha: protein MRKITTSAYMPTEIEVKSVSENVANITAYPFEAGYAVTLAHPLRRLLYTSTVGFAPIGVKIKGVSHEFDSMRGMLEDVAFFIINLKKIRFKLKSTSEREVIEYSFKGPKEITGADLNNDLVEIVNPDAYLATINEDAELNFSVIIQKGIGYVPSEEIREEIEDDYIALDAFFTPVKKAVYDIQNVLVEDDPDYEKIVFTITTDGQVSPIEAFKNCLEAMYQQMSVFKGILDIDVSTPVASSSAGGEFSKLLSSVEDLNLSARSFNCLDKADIRFIGELALMDENELKELKNLGKKSLEEIKAVMEEIGYPVGADVLKDGKEQLRKKITELKAQMSVKE from the coding sequence ATGAGAAAGATTACTACATCAGCTTATATGCCAACTGAAATTGAAGTTAAAAGTGTTAGTGAAAATGTTGCTAACATTACAGCGTATCCTTTTGAGGCGGGTTATGCTGTTACTTTGGCTCACCCATTGCGTCGTCTTCTTTACACAAGTACTGTAGGTTTTGCTCCTATTGGTGTAAAGATAAAAGGCGTTAGCCACGAATTTGACAGTATGCGTGGTATGCTAGAAGACGTAGCTTTTTTTATTATAAATTTGAAAAAGATCAGATTTAAATTAAAAAGCACCAGTGAGCGCGAAGTTATAGAGTATAGCTTTAAAGGACCAAAAGAGATAACCGGTGCTGATTTAAATAATGATCTAGTTGAGATCGTTAACCCAGATGCATACCTTGCTACAATAAATGAAGATGCTGAGTTAAATTTTTCAGTTATCATTCAAAAAGGTATCGGATATGTTCCTAGTGAAGAGATCAGAGAAGAGATCGAAGACGACTATATCGCACTTGATGCTTTTTTTACACCTGTTAAAAAAGCAGTTTACGATATACAAAATGTCTTGGTTGAGGATGATCCAGACTATGAAAAGATCGTATTTACTATAACAACTGATGGTCAAGTTAGTCCGATAGAGGCTTTTAAAAATTGTTTAGAAGCTATGTATCAACAAATGTCAGTATTTAAAGGAATTTTGGATATTGATGTTAGTACTCCAGTTGCTAGCTCAAGTGCAGGTGGTGAGTTTTCAAAGTTACTTTCTAGCGTAGAAGATCTAAATTTAAGCGCTAGAAGTTTCAACTGCCTTGACAAAGCTGATATTAGATTTATCGGCGAGCTTGCATTAATGGACGAAAATGAGCTTAAAGAGCTTAAAAATTTAGGTAAAAAATCTCTTGAAGAGATTAAAGCGGTTATGGAAGAGATAGGCTATCCAGTTGGTGCCGATGTGTTAAAAGATGGCAAAGAGCAACTAAGAAAGAAAATAACCGAGCTTAAAGCACAAATGAGTGTAAAAGAATAA
- the rpsK gene encoding 30S ribosomal protein S11, translated as MAKRKIVKKKVVRKSIAKGIVYISATFNNTMVTVTDEMGNAIAWSSAGGLGFKGSKKSTPYAAQQAVEDALNKAKEHGIKEVGIKVQGPGSGRETAVKSVGGVEGIKVTFFKDITPLPHNGCRPPKRRRV; from the coding sequence ATGGCAAAAAGAAAAATAGTTAAGAAAAAAGTAGTTAGAAAAAGTATAGCCAAAGGTATCGTTTATATCAGTGCAACATTTAACAATACTATGGTAACTGTAACTGATGAAATGGGAAATGCTATTGCATGGAGTAGTGCAGGCGGCTTAGGCTTTAAAGGTAGTAAAAAGTCAACTCCTTACGCAGCTCAACAAGCAGTTGAAGATGCTCTAAATAAAGCAAAAGAGCATGGTATTAAAGAAGTTGGTATTAAGGTTCAAGGTCCAGGTAGCGGACGTGAAACGGCTGTTAAAAGTGTAGGTGGTGTTGAAGGTATAAAAGTAACTTTCTTCAAAGATATTACACCTTTACCACACAATGGTTGCAGACCGCCAAAACGCCGCCGCGTATAA
- the rplR gene encoding 50S ribosomal protein L18 has translation MTAKVLKRKIALRIKRKRRIRGKISGVATCPRVSIFKSNRTLYVQAIDDVTATTLAAVDGRKIGIKANKEGAVTLAKEFAKALKAKKIDVAVFDRNGYLYHGVIAAFAEALRENGIKL, from the coding sequence ATGACAGCAAAAGTATTAAAAAGAAAAATCGCTCTTAGAATTAAGAGAAAAAGAAGAATCAGAGGTAAAATTTCTGGTGTTGCAACTTGCCCAAGAGTTTCTATTTTCAAGTCAAACAGAACTCTTTATGTTCAAGCGATTGATGACGTTACAGCTACTACACTAGCTGCAGTTGATGGCAGAAAGATAGGCATAAAAGCAAATAAAGAAGGTGCGGTCACTTTAGCTAAAGAATTTGCTAAGGCTTTAAAAGCTAAGAAGATAGATGTTGCAGTTTTTGATAGAAATGGTTATTTGTATCATGGCGTTATCGCAGCATTTGCTGAAGCTTTAAGAGAAAATGGCATCAAGCTATAA
- the rpsE gene encoding 30S ribosomal protein S5 yields MEKYNREEFEEVIVDIGRVTKVVKGGRRFRFTALVVVGNRNGLVGFGYGKAKEVPDAMRKAIDDAFKNIIHVKIKGTTIPHDVEVKYNASRMLLRPASEGTGVIAGGSARPIIELAGIKDILTKSLGSNNSANVVRATIKALSLLKS; encoded by the coding sequence ATGGAAAAATATAATAGAGAAGAATTTGAAGAAGTAATCGTCGATATCGGTCGGGTTACAAAGGTTGTTAAAGGTGGTCGTAGATTTAGATTTACAGCTTTAGTTGTTGTTGGTAATAGAAATGGCCTAGTTGGCTTTGGATATGGCAAAGCTAAAGAGGTGCCAGATGCGATGAGAAAAGCGATTGACGACGCATTTAAAAATATTATCCACGTTAAGATCAAGGGCACAACTATTCCTCACGATGTAGAGGTAAAATACAACGCAAGTAGAATGCTACTTCGCCCAGCTAGCGAGGGTACTGGTGTTATCGCTGGTGGTAGTGCACGTCCTATTATCGAGCTTGCAGGTATTAAGGATATCCTTACTAAATCACTTGGCTCAAACAACTCAGCAAACGTCGTTCGTGCTACTATAAAAGCACTTAGTTTGCTAAAAAGCTAA
- the infA gene encoding translation initiation factor IF-1: MAKDDVIEIDGNVVEALPNATFKVELDNKHIILCHIAGKMRMHYIKIMPGDRVKVELTPYSLDKGRITYRYK, from the coding sequence GTGGCAAAAGACGATGTCATTGAGATTGATGGAAATGTTGTTGAAGCACTACCAAATGCAACTTTTAAAGTTGAGCTTGACAACAAACATATAATTTTATGTCATATCGCTGGAAAAATGAGAATGCATTATATAAAGATAATGCCTGGCGACCGCGTAAAAGTAGAACTTACGCCATATAGCCTAGACAAGGGCAGGATTACTTATAGATATAAGTAA
- the secY gene encoding preprotein translocase subunit SecY, whose protein sequence is MDKTLTNKILITLAFLFAYRILAYVPVPGVNVDVIKEFFNSNNSNALGLFNMFSGKAAERLSIISLGIMPYITASIIMELLAATFPKLGQMKKERDGMQKYMQIIRYATIAITLVQSIGVSIGLQSLSGRGGEQAIMIDINLFISISAVSMLTGTMLLMWIGEQITQRGIGNGISLIIFAGIVSGIPSAIGGTINLVNTSEMNFLTVIAILAIILATIGAIIFVEMGERRIPISYSRKVIMENQNKRIMNYIPIKVNLSGVIPPIFASAILMFPSTILQASTNPIIQAINDFLSPNGYMFNFLTFLFIIFFAFFYASIVFNTKDISENLKKQGGFIPGVRPGESTASYLNEVAGRLTLGGALYLGIISTLPWVLVKTMGVPFYFGGTSVLIVVSVALDTMRRIEAQSYTNKYQTLSAVGL, encoded by the coding sequence ATGGATAAAACACTGACCAACAAGATTTTAATCACGTTGGCATTTTTGTTCGCATACAGGATACTGGCTTATGTGCCAGTTCCTGGTGTTAATGTCGACGTAATTAAAGAATTTTTCAATTCAAACAATAGCAACGCCTTGGGTCTATTTAATATGTTTAGTGGTAAAGCTGCTGAGCGTTTAAGCATCATATCTCTAGGCATCATGCCTTACATCACAGCTTCGATCATCATGGAGCTTCTAGCAGCGACATTTCCAAAGTTAGGTCAGATGAAAAAAGAGCGCGACGGTATGCAAAAATATATGCAAATCATACGTTATGCGACCATCGCTATCACTCTTGTACAATCAATCGGCGTTTCTATCGGACTTCAAAGCTTAAGTGGACGCGGTGGCGAGCAAGCCATCATGATAGATATAAATTTATTTATCTCTATCTCTGCCGTATCTATGCTAACTGGAACTATGCTACTTATGTGGATAGGTGAGCAGATCACACAGCGTGGTATAGGCAATGGTATAAGCCTTATCATCTTTGCTGGTATTGTCTCTGGTATACCTAGTGCAATCGGTGGAACAATAAATTTAGTAAACACCTCTGAGATGAATTTCCTAACAGTCATCGCTATTTTAGCGATTATTTTAGCTACCATCGGTGCTATTATATTTGTTGAGATGGGTGAAAGGCGTATCCCTATTTCTTACTCAAGAAAAGTGATAATGGAAAATCAAAACAAACGTATAATGAACTATATACCGATCAAAGTAAATTTAAGCGGTGTTATTCCACCGATATTTGCTAGTGCGATTTTGATGTTTCCTAGTACGATTTTACAGGCTAGTACAAATCCGATCATCCAAGCTATCAACGACTTTTTAAGTCCAAATGGCTATATGTTTAACTTTTTAACATTTTTATTTATCATCTTCTTTGCGTTTTTCTACGCATCGATCGTGTTTAACACAAAAGATATAAGTGAAAATTTAAAGAAACAAGGCGGATTTATCCCAGGTGTTAGACCAGGTGAGAGTACAGCTAGCTATCTAAATGAAGTAGCTGGTAGGCTAACTTTGGGCGGTGCTTTATACTTGGGTATCATTTCAACACTGCCTTGGGTACTTGTAAAGACTATGGGTGTTCCATTTTATTTTGGTGGCACGTCAGTACTTATCGTGGTTTCGGTAGCACTTGATACGATGAGGCGTATAGAAGCCCAGTCTTATACAAATAAATACCAAACTCTAAGTGCAGTAGGTCTATAA
- the rpmJ gene encoding 50S ribosomal protein L36, whose translation MKVRPSVKKMCDKCKIVKRSGIIRVICENPKHKQRQG comes from the coding sequence ATGAAAGTTCGTCCTTCTGTAAAGAAGATGTGTGACAAATGTAAAATTGTCAAACGTAGTGGCATAATTCGTGTTATCTGCGAAAATCCAAAACATAAACAAAGACAAGGATAA
- the map gene encoding type I methionyl aminopeptidase: protein MAITLKRPAEIEKMRAANKIVARTLDYVSTIIKPGISLLEIDKICEDMIRAAGAKPAFKGLYGFPNAACISVNEVVIHGIPNEYKLKEGDIVSVDIGSNLDGYFGDSARTFGVGKISKEDEALIACSKDALYFAIDFIRAGMHFKEISYELEKFILGRGYVPLRGYCGHGIGKRPHEEPEIPNYLEGHNPKAGPKIKEGMVFCIEPMICQKDGTPVLGSDNWKVTSKDGLRTSHYEHCMAIVNGKAEILSQV, encoded by the coding sequence ATGGCTATCACGCTAAAAAGGCCAGCTGAGATAGAGAAAATGAGAGCGGCGAACAAGATCGTCGCTCGAACTCTTGATTACGTTTCTACGATCATAAAACCTGGAATTTCACTTCTTGAGATAGATAAAATTTGTGAAGATATGATAAGAGCCGCTGGAGCAAAACCGGCCTTTAAAGGGCTCTATGGCTTCCCAAATGCAGCTTGTATAAGCGTCAATGAAGTGGTGATCCACGGAATCCCAAATGAATATAAACTAAAAGAGGGTGATATCGTTAGTGTTGATATTGGTTCAAATTTAGATGGTTATTTTGGTGATTCAGCCAGGACTTTTGGGGTTGGTAAAATTTCAAAAGAAGATGAAGCTTTGATCGCTTGCTCAAAAGATGCACTATATTTTGCGATAGATTTCATAAGAGCCGGTATGCATTTTAAAGAGATCAGCTATGAGCTTGAGAAATTTATTCTTGGTAGAGGCTATGTGCCTTTGCGTGGATATTGTGGTCATGGTATAGGAAAAAGGCCACACGAAGAGCCAGAAATTCCAAACTATCTTGAGGGACACAACCCAAAAGCTGGACCAAAGATAAAAGAGGGAATGGTCTTTTGTATAGAGCCGATGATCTGCCAAAAAGACGGCACACCGGTTTTGGGAAGTGATAACTGGAAAGTAACCTCAAAAGATGGTTTGAGAACTAGCCATTATGAGCATTGCATGGCGATAGTTAATGGCAAAGCCGAAATTTTAAGCCAAGTATAA
- a CDS encoding type Z 30S ribosomal protein S14: MAKKSMIAKAARKPKFAVRGYTRCQICGRPHSVYKDFGICRVCLRKMANEGLIPGLKKASW, translated from the coding sequence ATGGCAAAGAAATCAATGATAGCAAAAGCTGCACGCAAGCCAAAATTTGCGGTTCGCGGCTATACAAGATGCCAAATCTGCGGTCGTCCGCACTCTGTTTATAAAGATTTTGGAATTTGCCGTGTTTGCCTAAGAAAAATGGCTAACGAAGGCCTGATACCTGGTCTTAAAAAAGCAAGTTGGTAA
- the rplE gene encoding 50S ribosomal protein L5, whose protein sequence is MSRLKDKFNETIKPALVKEFDIKNPMLIPALEKIVISVGAGDSAKDQKVLQNMADTISLIAGQKAVITDAKKSVAGFKVREGFPVGIKVTLRKEQMYAFLDKLISVALPRVKDFRGLPKNGFDGRGNYNFGLSEQLMFPEVEYDKILRTHGMNITIATTAKNDKEAFKLLELFGVPFAKGK, encoded by the coding sequence ATGAGTAGATTAAAAGATAAATTTAACGAAACTATCAAGCCAGCTCTCGTAAAAGAATTTGACATCAAAAATCCAATGCTTATCCCTGCGCTTGAGAAAATCGTGATCAGTGTAGGTGCTGGAGACTCTGCGAAAGATCAGAAAGTGCTTCAAAATATGGCTGATACCATTTCACTTATCGCTGGACAAAAAGCGGTTATCACTGATGCTAAAAAATCAGTTGCTGGCTTTAAAGTTCGCGAGGGCTTTCCTGTTGGTATCAAAGTAACTTTGAGAAAAGAGCAAATGTATGCTTTCTTAGATAAGCTAATCAGCGTTGCTCTCCCAAGAGTTAAAGACTTCCGTGGTCTTCCAAAAAATGGTTTTGATGGACGTGGAAACTATAACTTCGGTCTTAGTGAGCAACTAATGTTTCCAGAGGTTGAGTATGATAAAATTTTACGAACTCATGGTATGAATATTACGATTGCTACTACGGCTAAAAATGATAAAGAGGCATTCAAATTGCTAGAGCTATTTGGTGTGCCGTTTGCAAAAGGAAAGTAA
- the rplF gene encoding 50S ribosomal protein L6: MSRIGKQPIAIPSGVDVSVENNVLKFKKGNHIKELDTKGHVDVKVENGHIVFAPKGEDRQSRAYWGTYRALANNIVTGITAGFTRQLEINGVGYKAAAKGKILELSLGFSHLINYELPAGVEASVEKNVITIKGDDKQVVGQVAAQVRGFRPPEPYKGKGVKYLEERIIRKAGKTSKK, encoded by the coding sequence ATGTCACGTATTGGAAAACAGCCTATCGCTATCCCAAGTGGTGTAGACGTTAGCGTTGAAAATAATGTCCTAAAATTTAAAAAGGGCAATCATATAAAAGAGCTTGACACAAAAGGTCACGTTGATGTCAAGGTAGAAAATGGTCATATAGTTTTTGCTCCAAAAGGCGAAGATCGCCAAAGTAGAGCTTACTGGGGAACATATAGAGCACTTGCTAATAATATCGTAACTGGTATAACTGCGGGATTCACTCGCCAGCTTGAGATCAACGGCGTTGGTTACAAAGCAGCTGCAAAAGGTAAAATTTTAGAGCTTTCTCTTGGTTTTTCACACCTTATCAACTATGAGCTACCAGCAGGCGTTGAAGCTAGTGTTGAGAAAAACGTTATTACTATCAAAGGCGATGACAAACAAGTAGTAGGTCAAGTGGCTGCTCAAGTTAGAGGATTTAGACCACCTGAGCCATATAAAGGCAAAGGCGTTAAATATCTAGAAGAACGCATCATCCGCAAAGCGGGCAAGACATCTAAGAAGTAA
- the rplN gene encoding 50S ribosomal protein L14, with amino-acid sequence MIQSFTRLAVADNSGAKELMCIKVLGGSKRRYATLGDIIVCSVKKALPNGKIKKGQVVKAVVVRTKREVQRDNGSLIRFDENAAVILDSKKEPVGTRIFGPVGREVRYANFMKIVSLAPEVL; translated from the coding sequence ATGATTCAAAGTTTTACAAGACTTGCAGTTGCTGATAACAGTGGTGCAAAAGAGTTAATGTGTATAAAGGTTCTTGGCGGCAGCAAAAGAAGATACGCTACACTTGGTGATATCATAGTTTGCTCTGTTAAAAAAGCTCTTCCAAATGGTAAGATCAAAAAAGGACAGGTTGTAAAAGCTGTTGTTGTAAGAACTAAAAGAGAGGTTCAAAGAGATAATGGTTCGCTAATCCGCTTTGACGAGAACGCAGCTGTTATACTTGATAGCAAAAAAGAGCCAGTCGGCACTCGTATTTTTGGACCAGTTGGACGTGAAGTTAGATATGCTAACTTTATGAAAATTGTTTCGCTAGCTCCGGAGGTTTTATAA